The stretch of DNA GGGATGCACGATGTCCTTGAGGCGGTGCTGCCCGAGGTCCCGAAGGGAGACCTCGTCGGGGAGGGTGCGCTCCACCAGCCCCCGGGTGGCGTCGGAGACGATGACCTGGCCGCCGTGCGCCGCGTCGGCGATCCGCGCCGCCCGGTTCACGTCGATGCCGACATAGTCGTCCCCGCCCAGCACGCCTTCTCCGGTGTGGACGCCCATGCGGACCCTCACGGGTGAACCCGAGGACCAGTCGTGGGCGGCCAGGTCCCGCTGGACGGCCACCGCGGCCTCGATCGCCCCACCGGGGTTGCGGAACGCGAGGAAGAAGGAGTCCCCCTGCGTGCTGACCTCGACGCCGCCGTTCGCGGCGACGGCCCGTCGGACGATCGCCGCGTGCTGGTCGCGGACCGCCGCGTACCGGTCAGCGAGCTCCTGAAGTAGGCGTGTGGAGCCCTCGATGTCGGTGAACAGGAAGGTGACCGTCCCGGTGGGCAGCTCTGCCATGTCAGAGCGCAATGTAGCGTCGGGCGCCGGAGCCGATGCGCCTATGCTGGCCCGTCGTTCGATCGATTCGGCGCACAGGGAGGACGCACGTGCTGCTCGAGAACAAGAACGCCGTGATCTACGGAGGGGGCGGCTCGGTCGGTGGCGCGGTGGCCCGAGCCTTCGCCCGCGAGGGGGCGAGGGTCTTCCTGGCCGGCCGGACCGTTGCCACGCTGGACCGGGTGGCCAAGGCGATCACCGCCGCGGGAGGGGTGGCCGAGGCGGCGGAGGTCGATGCCCTCGACGAGCGGGCCGTCGAGGAGCACGCCCGCGCCGTGGCCGAGAAGGCGGGGGGAATCGACATCTCCTTCAACGCGATCAGCCATGGGGACGTCCACGGGACGCCCCTGCTGCAGATGGACTACGAGGACTTCGCTCGCCCCATCACCACGGCCATGCGCGCACAGTTCCTGACCGGGCGGGCCGCGGCTCGGCACATGGTCGAGCGGGGCTCGGGCGTGATCATGGCGATCACCGCGACGACGGCCCGGCAGGTGATCCCGGAGGTCGGAGGCACGGGGGTCACCTTCGACGCCATCGAGAGCCTGTGCCGGCAGTGGGCATGCGAACTCGGGCCGCTCGGCGTCCGCGTCGTCTGGCTCCAGACGACCGGCCTCCCCGAGGCCATCGCCGACATCGAGCGCTTCCTCGACTACGGCACCGGTTCGGGAAAGGGCATGACGCGCGATGAGCTGATCGCGTGGCTGCGAGGGAAGACGATGCTGAACCGGCTGACGTCGCTGGCCGAGGTGGGGAACGTGGCCGCCTTCGTGGCTTCGGACCAGGCCAGCGCCATGACCGCCGGCGCCGCGAACATCACCTGCGGCTCGGTCCCCACGAGATGACAAGTTGCCTCGCCAGCCCGGGCTTACGGTTCACCCGGGGAAGGCGGCACCGGCCGCGATGTCCAGGATCATGGGTAGTGCCCGGTCGCCGTACTTCGCTGTGACGCGCTGGATGAGCTCCTGCTTGGGCGAGCCCTGCTCGACCGCGGCGTCGAAGGCGGCTACGTAGTCCCGGGTCTCGTCCAACAGGACCCGCCTCGCCTCGTCGTCGGTCCCGGGCACCTTGTGGCCCGCCACCACCGTGACCGGGTCCATGCCGGCCAGCTTCTCGAGGTTGGCGATCCACTCCTTCCGCTCGTCGGCGTTTGCCTCGGCGAGCCACACGTGGGTCCCGTTGTAGGCGACGTCCCCGGCGGCCAGGGCGCGAATCGACGGGATCCACACCACTGTCGAGTCGTGGACGTCGCCCTGTCCGAGGTGGATGATCCGGAGCTCATTGCCCTCGAGGTCGATCACGTCGCCGTCGAGCGGCTCCCACTGCGCCACCTTGGCAGCCAGGGTCTCCTCGATCACGCCGATCACCTCCGGCGCGGTGACGAACCGAGCCTGGGGGAACGCGGCCCTGAGGGTGGTGAGCCCCCAGTAGTGGTCCGGGTGCCCGTGGGTGATGTACACGGCCGTCAGGTTCTTGCCGGTGGCCTTGATGGTCTCGGCAAGCCGCTCCGCGTCGGTCCGGGTGAACTGCCCGTCGACCACGACGGCGTCGCGCTCACCGGACACGATGGTCGACGTCACGTTGAAGGCGTTGTCGCCTCCCACGAACACATCGAGCTTCAGGTCGGCCATGGGGTCCTCCTCCCATTCGCCCTCGCCGATCGAGGGCATCGCCGTGCGCAACCGACGGTACCCTTGGCTAATTCCCAACGGGAAGTAGTGACCTCAAAGTGGTATGATTTCCCTGTGGAAACTGACCTGGTACCGGGAACGAAGCTCCAGGGCCCGTGGGATCCGTACGATCCGAACTGTCCCACCCGGCAGCTGTTGAGCCGGATCGGAGATCGCTGGACGGTGTTGATCGTGGGCGCCCTCGAGGAGCGGGAGCGGCGTTTCGGTCAGCTTCTGTCGCTGGTCCGCGGGATCAGCCCGAAGGTCTTGACGCAGACCCTTCGTGCGATGGAACGGGACGGACTCGTCAGGCGGGAGATCTTCCCGGAGATCCCACCCCGGGTGGAGTACTCGCTCACCGAGCTCGGGAAGGAGCTGGTCGACCCGATCGCGACGATCCGTGACTGGGCCGTAGCTCACATGGAGCGGGTGATCACCGCCCGCGAGATGTACGACGCGTCCAGCAGCGTTCCTGCCGTCGTTGCTAGGCCGATGTCGCCCGGTGCAGGGCGACGGGAGCCGTGATGCCCTTGAGCGCGACCGATCCGAGCGGCTCGAAGCGAACGTCGTCCGAGTCGCACAGGGTGTAGACGTCCTCGGTCACCACGACCTGATCGGCCTGCGCGTGGGCCGACACGCGTGAGGCGATGTTGACCGTCCTTCCGAAGTAGTCGCTGTCCCTGGCGATGACCGGGCCCGCGTGCAGTCCCACCCTGGCGGGCGGGAGGCCTACCCTCGGCGCTTCCCGCACCATCTCGAGGGCTGCCAGGACACCCTCCGTTGGCCGCGCGAAGTAGCACATCACGCCGTCACCCAGGAACTTCACCGGCCTGCCGCCGTGGCGGCGGGTCGCCGACCGAACGAGGTCGGAGAGCTTCACCGTGAGGTCGACCGCGGCCTCGTCGCCCCGCTCCTCGGTGAGCGCGGTGAACCCGGACAGGTCCAGGAACCCGATCGCCGGCACGTGGCGGGGCGGACGGCGAATGGCCCCCGTCCGTTCGATGGCCGCCTCGACGTGCTCGAGGACCGACTCGATCATCCCCTGCTCCACGTGCCGGCGGTGCAGCCACACCAGCACCCGCTCGTCGAGCTCCTGGGCCATCTGGCCCTGCGGCAGCGCGATCTCGAGCATCTGCTGCTCCGGCAGCCCCGAACGCAACAGCGGGTTCATCACGTAGGTCTCGAAGAAGTTGAGCTCCGCTCGTGTCAGGTTCCGCAGGTTCTCGCCCCAGAACCGCGCGGCGTGCGCGATGGCCCCTTCGGTCCCGGCGACCGGCATGCCCCGGATGGCCTGGAGCACGGGCGCCATGTCCAGATCGTCCTGGCGGACCCGGTCCTTCAGCGTCGGCTGGGGGAGACCGAGCCCCGCGTAGGCGTCTTGCAGGAACTCGAAGGGGACTCCGAACTGCCGGCACAGCTCCTCGAAGTCGCGGTCCGAGAGCGCAGCGGTGTTCTGCTCGGGAAACAGCGCGTCCACGAAGGCGAAGGAGAACTCGCCGGACGCAATGGCCGTGCCCACGTCCTCTGGGCGGATGCCGGACTGCTCCAAGGCCTGGAGGAGACGGACTCGGGTGACGTCGACAGACCGGAACGGCTCGTTGCGGCTGGAGAGGATGCCCAGGGCCGCGAACCGGTCGATCTCCTCGGGCGCCGCGCCGGCCCGGCGCGCCACCTCCTCACAGGTGAGCTCCTCCATGGCCGCATGGTACGGCCCGCGCCAATCTCGTCCGAGGCTCTCCGACGGCATTGGCTCCGATCGACGGGGCCTGTTATGGACGATATCGGGCACTCAGCGGGTCAACGCGCGTGCCAGGAAATCTTTGAGCCGGGTCGGTGTCGTGCTCTCCGCCGTGCGCCGCTGGCCGCGCCCGCGGAAAGGCTCGCCCGCCCTCAGGGGCCGGCGATGCGCTTGGCTCGGTCCAGCGCCTGGGCGATCTCGCGCATGATGCGGTCGTTCAGCTCGTGGACGTCGTGCGGGTTCCGCGCCGAGCCCACCGGCGTGATGGGTGGGCCGAACACGGCCGCCACCCTGGGCCGCCACGGCGGCGCCACCCTGAACCCGAACTGGGGCCACCTACGGTGGGTTCCCCACACGGCCACCGGGATCAACGGAACGCCGCCGGACAGGGCGATGCGGGCCGCACCGCGCCGGCCCGGCTGGAGCGGCCCCGGGCCCACCCCGCCCTCCGGGAAGATTCCGGCCAGCGCTCCAGTGGCGATGACGCCCGCCGCTTCCTCCAGCGCCTTGAAGTCGCGCTCGCCCCGGCGGATGGGGATCTGCTTGATCAGCCGAAGCCCCGTCCCGATCAGCGGCTTCTCGAACATCTCGGCCGCGGCCAGGAACCGGACCGTCCGGCCGCGGTAGGAGGGGGCCAGCGCGATGATCACCGGGTCGATCACGCTGATGTGGTTGGAGGCCAGGATGGCCGGTCCCTTCCGTGGGATGTTGTGCGTCCCCGCGAAGTGGACGTCGAAGCAGGCTCGGGCCACGGTTCCCACCGTGTAGAGGCCGGTCCGCCACCAGAAGTCCCGCTCGACCCGGTCCTCCCGCCGCATGGCGGCGAAGTGTACGCCGGAGGGCGGTTGCTGCCGTCTGTGGCTACGCGTCCTGCCGGGCGTCCTGGCGGCGGTCCTGCCCGACACGCCGGCGCTCCAGGAAGCGGGCGAACGACTCCGCCGGCTGCGGGCGGCTCCATCGGTTGCCCTGGGCCATCTGGCAGCCGATCGCCCGGAGGCCGCGGCCTGCTCCTCGGTCTCCACGCCTTCGCCGACGGTCTGGAGGCCGAGCGCACCTGCCATGCGCACGATTCCGTCCACGATCGCGGTCTGCCGCCCCGAGGAGCCCAGACCGGCGATCAGCGGTCGGGCCAGCTTCAGCATGTCGATGGGGAACCGGTTCACGAATCCGGGCGAGGCGAACCCGGTCCCGAACCCGTCCACGGCCAGACGGACCCCGACTTCCTTGAGGGCACGCAGACGGCCGTCCGCCCCCTCGGGGTCCTCCACCAGCGCACTCTCGGATACCTCGAGGCAGATCGACGCCGGGTCGATGCCCGCGGAGCGGATCGTCTTCGCGGTCACCTCGGCCAGGTCGGCCCGCTCGAACTGACGGGCGGACAGATTGAGGCTGACCCAGATCGGCTCGCCCCCACCCTCGGCGTTTCCGGCGCTCCGCAGCCAGGCGGCGGCGTGCTGGAGCATCCAGCGGTCGATCTGCACGATCAGCCCCGACTCCTCGGCCACCAGCAGGAACTGCGGGGGTGCCAGCAGGCCCCGGGTGGGATGGCGCCACCGCACGAGCGCCTCGGCGCCCACCGCGGCTTCGTCCTCCAGACGGACCACCGGCTGGAGGTACAGCCGCAGCTCGTCGCGTTCCAGCGCTTCGCGCAGGGCCGTCTCCACGCGCCGGCGCCCCCGGGCCTGCGAGCGCATCCGGCCGTCGAACAGCTCGTAGCGGGCCCGCCCGTGGCGCTTGGCCCGGTACATGGCGGTGTCCGCGTCCTGGATCAGCTCCTCGGGATCGCGCCCGGGCTCGTGGGACATGGCCAGCCCCACGCTTCCCGAGATGGAGATGCGCCGGCCGTCCACGTCGAACGGCTCGGCCAGGGCCCCGGTGATGCGTTCGGCGATGCGGAGGGCCTCCTGCTTGCCGGGGAGGTCCTCGCACAGGACCACGAACTCGTCCCCGCCGAAGCGGGCGATGGTGTCGGTGGGCCGGACCATCTGCTCGAGCCGGCGGACCACCTGGATCAGCAGCGCGCTGCCGGCCGCGTGGCCATAGGTGTCGTTCACGGCCTTGAAGCGGTCGAGGTCCACGAACAGCACGCCCACCGTTCCGGGGTGGCGGCTCAGGCGCGACAGGGCCATGCTGAGGTGATCGGTGAACAGGGTCATGTTCGGCAGGCCGGTCAGCGAGTCGTGCAGGGCCCGGCGTGCGATCTCCTCCGACCGCAGGGCCTCGGCGGCCCGCTTGCGCTCGACCACCCGGCCCAGCTGGGCCCCCACGTCGGCCATGACCTCCAGCATCGAGGGGTCCGGATCGGCGGGCCGGTCGGCGAAGAACTCCAGCACCGCCACCACCTCCCGCTCGATCAGGACCGGAAACGCGAAGCTTGCCCGGATGTCCAGCTCCCCCGCGAGGGTCCCGTCCAGGAACGAGGTATCGCGGGCCAGGTCCGTCACCCAGGCCGGCTCGCCGGTGGCCAGGACCTCGGCGGGGAGGCCGACCGCCCCCCCGGTCCGGGTGGCCTCGGTCACGGCCCGGAACGTCTCGAAGCGCCGGGGGTCGGCGAGATGCCAGACCCCCGAGGAGACCAGGCCGCCCCGGGCGGCCTTCCTCGTCCAGGACGAAGGCGTGGCCCACCGGCCATCCGGTGTGCCCGCACACGAGGTCGAGGGCCCGGCGGATGACCTCTTCCACCAAGGTGGCCTCGTTCGACGCCGTGGCGATCTCCCGCATCAGCTCGAGCTCCGCCGTCCTCCGACCGAGCTCGCCGGCGGTCCGCCGAAGCGACATCGTCAGCCACGCCGCCGATTCGCCCACCAGCACCGCCACCGGCACGACCACGGCCGCCGACCCCAGGCCGGTCCCGTGCTCGCCGGGCAGGGCCAGGATCGGCAGCACGTAGGCCAGGGCGGCCAGCGGGGAGAGCTTTAGCGACGTCCACGGCCGGTGGCCGATGCCGACCCACGCGAACACCACCACGAAGAACACGCCGTAGGTGTAGATGGCCGTGCCGCCGTAGGCGTTCCCGGCCGCGATGAGGGCCAGGGCGGGCGGCACCAGCCACAGGCTGGCCCGCCTCGGCCACCGGCCCCAGGGGGCGAGCCACGCTCCGATGCCGGTGGCCAGCGCCACCGCGGAGACCGCCAGGAGGGCGGGCCGGTTGACGCCGGGCCCGCCGGCAAGTGGCAGGGTGACCGCGGTAATGGCGCCCGAGGCCAGCAGGAGGACGGCAGCGACCCGGCCCACCAGGGCGCGGCTGGGCCCGGCGGCGCGATCGAGACCATCGGCCGGCTGCATCTACGGTGAGTATCGGCATCGACGCCCGAAAATCCTTAGCCCCGGGCATATGGATGATTCGAAACCGAAGATGGAGGGAACACCTCCGCTCGACATGCCGGACGAAGCCTGCCCGCACTGCGGCGAGACGCGCCGCTTCACAAGGGTCCAGCGAGTGGACATCGGCCCAGGCGTCCGCTACGAGGTGTACGCGTGCGCCGGCTGCGGTGCTTCCTTCGTGCGGGACGAGGCGCGCGGGTGGACCTGGATGCCGGCCCGAACGCGGCCCGCGCGAAGCGCCTGACCCCTCGGGGGTCGTCCGGCGGACCGTTGCCCTCGGTCGTTCGTCCGGCTGAACGCCGCGGCTAGGATGCTCGCGGTGCGTCGCCTGATCCCATCCTTCCTCTTCGGCTCGGTCGTGCTCGGTTCCGCGCTGGTCGGTTCCGTCGTTCCCGCGGGAGCCCTGGCCGCCGGTTCCCCGGCATCCGCGACCGCCCCGCCGCCGCACGTCCAGGTCGTGCTGTCGGGGGACGTCCACGTTCGCCGGGGTGAGGTGTCTCGCGACGTCGTGGTGGTCCACGGCAGCGCGAACGTCGAGGGGATCGTCCGGGGATCCGTGGTGGTGTTCGACGGGCCCGTCACGGTCTCCGGCCTGGTGAAGGGGGACGTGGCGGCCCTGGACGGGACGGTCACCCTCCTGCGGGGGGCCCACGTCACCGGCGACGTCTGGGTGGGCCGGGGGCGGGCCGTCACGGAGGTGGGCTCGGCCATCGACGGGCGGCTGCACACGGGAACGATCCTTCGGTTCGCGGCGCCCGGGACCGTGGTGGCCCGGTTCCCGGTGTGGCTCGCCATCTCGCTCTCCACCCTGTTGCTGGGCGTGCTGTTGCTCCTGCTGGCGCCGCGGGGAGCCGACGCGATCGCGGCCGTGTCCACCTCCGCGCCTGGCGCCGCGACCGGATGGGGTGCGGCCCTGTTCGTGGGCCTTCCGATCCTGGCCGTGCTCGCCATCGTCACCCTGGTCGGCATCCCGTTCGGGGTCGGGCTGCTGCTGGCCCTGGCGTTCCTGTACGCCGTCGGCTACGTCTGGACCTC from Actinomycetota bacterium encodes:
- a CDS encoding adenylate/guanylate cyclase domain-containing protein, which codes for MAELPTGTVTFLFTDIEGSTRLLQELADRYAAVRDQHAAIVRRAVAANGGVEVSTQGDSFFLAFRNPGGAIEAAVAVQRDLAAHDWSSGSPVRVRMGVHTGEGVLGGDDYVGIDVNRAARIADAAHGGQVIVSDATRGLVERTLPDEVSLRDLGQHRLKDIVHPEHLYALVIEGLPADFPPPRTLDARPNNLPAQLTSFVGREEEIAEIRDLLARTRLLTLTGAGGPGRPGWPCKCPRLSSPNSATGRSSRTCRR
- a CDS encoding SDR family oxidoreductase, with amino-acid sequence MLLENKNAVIYGGGGSVGGAVARAFAREGARVFLAGRTVATLDRVAKAITAAGGVAEAAEVDALDERAVEEHARAVAEKAGGIDISFNAISHGDVHGTPLLQMDYEDFARPITTAMRAQFLTGRAAARHMVERGSGVIMAITATTARQVIPEVGGTGVTFDAIESLCRQWACELGPLGVRVVWLQTTGLPEAIADIERFLDYGTGSGKGMTRDELIAWLRGKTMLNRLTSLAEVGNVAAFVASDQASAMTAGAANITCGSVPTR
- a CDS encoding MBL fold metallo-hydrolase translates to MRTAMPSIGEGEWEEDPMADLKLDVFVGGDNAFNVTSTIVSGERDAVVVDGQFTRTDAERLAETIKATGKNLTAVYITHGHPDHYWGLTTLRAAFPQARFVTAPEVIGVIEETLAAKVAQWEPLDGDVIDLEGNELRIIHLGQGDVHDSTVVWIPSIRALAAGDVAYNGTHVWLAEANADERKEWIANLEKLAGMDPVTVVAGHKVPGTDDEARRVLLDETRDYVAAFDAAVEQGSPKQELIQRVTAKYGDRALPMILDIAAGAAFPG
- a CDS encoding helix-turn-helix transcriptional regulator, whose amino-acid sequence is MVPGTKLQGPWDPYDPNCPTRQLLSRIGDRWTVLIVGALEERERRFGQLLSLVRGISPKVLTQTLRAMERDGLVRREIFPEIPPRVEYSLTELGKELVDPIATIRDWAVAHMERVITAREMYDASSSVPAVVARPMSPGAGRREP
- a CDS encoding adenylate/guanylate cyclase domain-containing protein is translated as MEELTCEEVARRAGAAPEEIDRFAALGILSSRNEPFRSVDVTRVRLLQALEQSGIRPEDVGTAIASGEFSFAFVDALFPEQNTAALSDRDFEELCRQFGVPFEFLQDAYAGLGLPQPTLKDRVRQDDLDMAPVLQAIRGMPVAGTEGAIAHAARFWGENLRNLTRAELNFFETYVMNPLLRSGLPEQQMLEIALPQGQMAQELDERVLVWLHRRHVEQGMIESVLEHVEAAIERTGAIRRPPRHVPAIGFLDLSGFTALTEERGDEAAVDLTVKLSDLVRSATRRHGGRPVKFLGDGVMCYFARPTEGVLAALEMVREAPRVGLPPARVGLHAGPVIARDSDYFGRTVNIASRVSAHAQADQVVVTEDVYTLCDSDDVRFEPLGSVALKGITAPVALHRATSA
- a CDS encoding EAL domain-containing protein, producing MTEATRTGGAVGLPAEVLATGEPAWVTDLARDTSFLDGTLAGELDIRASFAFPVLIEREVVAVLEFFADRPADPDPSMLEVMADVGAQLGRVVERKRAAEALRSEEIARRALHDSLTGLPNMTLFTDHLSMALSRLSRHPGTVGVLFVDLDRFKAVNDTYGHAAGSALLIQVVRRLEQMVRPTDTIARFGGDEFVVLCEDLPGKQEALRIAERITGALAEPFDVDGRRISISGSVGLAMSHEPGRDPEELIQDADTAMYRAKRHGRARYELFDGRMRSQARGRRRVETALREALERDELRLYLQPVVRLEDEAAVGAEALVRWRHPTRGLLAPPQFLLVAEESGLIVQIDRWMLQHAAAWLRSAGNAEGGGEPIWVSLNLSARQFERADLAEVTAKTIRSAGIDPASICLEVSESALVEDPEGADGRLRALKEVGVRLAVDGFGTGFASPGFVNRFPIDMLKLARPLIAGLGSSGRQTAIVDGIVRMAGALGLQTVGEGVETEEQAAASGRSAARWPRATDGAARSRRSRSPASWSAGVSGRTAARTPGRTRSHRRQQPPSGVHFAAMRREDRVERDFWWRTGLYTVGTVARACFDVHFAGTHNIPRKGPAILASNHISVIDPVIIALAPSYRGRTVRFLAAAEMFEKPLIGTGLRLIKQIPIRRGERDFKALEEAAGVIATGALAGIFPEGGVGPGPLQPGRRGAARIALSGGVPLIPVAVWGTHRRWPQFGFRVAPPWRPRVAAVFGPPITPVGSARNPHDVHELNDRIMREIAQALDRAKRIAGP
- a CDS encoding polymer-forming cytoskeletal protein → MRRLIPSFLFGSVVLGSALVGSVVPAGALAAGSPASATAPPPHVQVVLSGDVHVRRGEVSRDVVVVHGSANVEGIVRGSVVVFDGPVTVSGLVKGDVAALDGTVTLLRGAHVTGDVWVGRGRAVTEVGSAIDGRLHTGTILRFAAPGTVVARFPVWLAISLSTLLLGVLLLLLAPRGADAIAAVSTSAPGAATGWGAALFVGLPILAVLAIVTLVGIPFGVGLLLALAFLYAVGYVWTSWALGRALIRPSRHGRSLRRYPAFLVGWAILRGVGFFPIVGAIIWFAAALFGLGLMAVATWRARRPVAVLTAG